CGCGGTCGTGATCGCAAGGCAGGTGCAGACCACCAGGAAGCTTGCAATGTAGCCCACGAAAATCACCCCATGATCGGGTTCACCCAAAAACGAAATCGTGATCCAGAGAGGAAAGGTCAGCAGGAGTGCGCAAAACCAGACAAAGCAGGCCGCCACATACTTGCCAAAGATGGCCTGCCACGGCGCGATCGGCATCGTTAAGAGCAATTCGATGGTTCCTTGGCGCTGCTCATCGGACCACAACCTCATCCCCACGGCCGGGGCCAACACGAGGTAAAACCAGGGATGCCAAAAGAAAAAGGCATTCCCGAGCGAGGCGTCTCCCGCCTCCAGGAGATTGCCAAAGGTGAAGGCGAAGGCGCTGCTGATGAGCAGGAAAATAATGATGATGGCAAAGGCAATCGGCGAAGTGAAATAGGCCACCGTCTCCCGTTGGAAGATGGTGAGGATGTTTTGCAGGCTGCGTTTCATCAAACAGGGAAAAGAAAAGGGCTCATTCTCCGGTTTCCGAGGTGGTGATCTTCCGGAAAACCGCATCCAGGCGCCCCGCTTCCACTTGGAGATCGGCCAAGCGGAGGCCTTTCTCCCGGGCGAGTTCCGCCAACTCCACCACCAGCTGGTTGTCTTTGGTTTGGGTGGGATCGAGAATCACGCTCACCCAATCCTCCCCTTGCTCGAAGGTCTCGACCGCTCGGGCGCTCGGGAGTTTTTTGAGGGCAGCCAGAATGGGGGTGGGTTTCGAGCCGGACAACTTGGCTCGGATCCGCCCCGCTTCGGGCGAGCGGGAGAGCAGCTCACCGGGCGTGGAATCGACCTTGATGCGACCCGAATCAATGATGATGGCCCGGCTGCAGGCCGCCTCCACCTCCTCCAGAATATGGGTGGAGAAGATAATGGCCTTATCTCGACCCATTTCTCGAATGAGCTGGCGGACTTCGCGCTTTTGGTTGGGGTCCAAGCCATCGGTCGGTTCATCCAAGATCAGAATCTCCGGATCGTGGAGCAAGGCTTGGGCGAGGCAAGTTCGATGGCGGTAGCCTTTGGAGAGCGTGTCGATGCTCTGATCGCGCACCGGCTGCAAGAAGCAGGTCGCGAGAGCGCGATCCACGGCTGAGGTCTTCTCCTCCCCTTTCAGCCCACGAATTCCGGCACAAAATTTTAGGAACCCGGAGACGGTCATATCGGGATAGAGCGGCGCGCTTTCCGGGAGGTAACCGATGCGACGCTTGGCTTCCTCAGGTGCTTCATGCACGGAGATCCCCGCGACCTTGACCTGGCCCTCGGTGGGAGTCAGGTAACCGGTGATCATTCGCATGGTGGTCGACTTGCCGGCCCCATTCGGTCCGAGAAAGCCGAGCACCTCCCCTTTCTCCACCGAAAAGGACACGTTCTTCACGGCGACCTTGCTGCCGAACTGCTTTTGGAGATTGCTGACCTCGATCATGGTGGGGGCGAAATCCGGTCGGAACCGGGGGATGGCATCGTTGCGAAAACCCGACCAGGTTTTCAAGCAAATTTTTCCGCGAAAGGGGGCGACAAAAGAGGTAGGGGTTGTCTGCCTTTCCTTCCTATGTGGCAACGCGTCCTCACTCCGGAGCTGCTCGACCGCTTACCGTCCGAACATCCTGACGCCCTTCGCAGCCGCCGAGATCTCCGTCTCATCAATTTTTTCCTGGGCGGTGAACGCTGGATTCATGACCAACTCGCCGCTCATCCCGATCAGAAGGTGGTCGAATTGGGAGCAGGCGAGGGAACGCTCGCCCTTTCCGGCCAGACCGACTTTCGTGGGCACTGGACGGCCTGCGACCTAAGGTCGGCCCCGCCAGCCTGGCCACCAGCCTGGACTTGGAAAGAGGGCGACTTCTTTGAGACCCTCGCTGGCTTGCGGGGGGAGGCCCTGGTGGGAAACTTGATCCTCCATCATTTTGACCGCGACGAATTGGCGATTTTAGGGAAGGAGTTTCAGAGGTTTTCCCGTCTTTTCTTTCACGAGCCGCTGCGTCGCCCTCGCACGGCTTCACTTTCCCGCCTCTTGTATCTCTTCGGCCTCAATCGCGTCACCCGTCATGACATGCGGGTCAGTATCGAAGCGGGCTTTCGCGGTCTGGAATTGCCGGAATGGCTCGGCCTGGACGAGGCGCGCTGGAGCCTGACCCTCTCCGAAACGCTGTTAGGAGGCTATCGTCTGAGCGCGCTGCAAAAAGCCCTATGAAGCCGCTCACCATTGTGGGAGGCGGGCTGGCCGGTCTTTCCCTCGCCATTGCCCTTCGCCAGAAAGGCATCGACCTCACTCTCCACGAGGCCATTCCCTACCCGCGACATCGCGTCTGCGGCGAGTTCATCAGCGGAGTCCAATCGGAAACGCTGGCCAAGCTCGGGATCGATGACCTCTTGCAAGACGCCTGCTCCCTGAGCTCCAGCACTTGGCGGCGGGGAGACGGGAGCGAGCTCTGCCGCTTTACCCTGCCCGAACCGGCCCGCGGCATTTCCCGGCATCGCCTCGATTTGCGCTTGGCGGAGCGCTTGCAAGACTGGGGGGGTCGCTTGGAGTTGGGTCGCAAGGCTTTGCCCAGCGGCCAGGAGGGCTACGTCGACGCAGCCGGTCGACGGCCCGTCCCCAAAAGCCCCTGGATGGGGCTCAAATGCCACTTCCGAGACTTCCCGATGCACGCTGACCTCGAGATGCACCTAGCGGAGGGAGCGTATGTCGGCCTTTCAGCGGTGGAAGAAGGTTGGGTCAATGTGTGCGCACTCCTGCCAAGAGTTTCCGGCCTCTCCGGAAAAGGGCCCGTTCGCTTTCTGCAGCACCTGGATGCGGTCGGCCTGAAAGAACTGGCCGAGCGTTTGCAAGCCGCCACCGCCAATCCGGCCTCCTTCCAAGGCGTGGCTGGCTTGCAGCTGGGAGAGCAGCCGGCCGCGGAAGGCTTTGCCATTGGCGATGGCAATCGCATGATCTGTCCCTTCACTGGCAACGGAATGTCGATGGCCTTTGAATCGGCCGCCCAGGCCATGGGGCCGCTCTCGCGTTATGCTGGCGGGCAGCTTTCCTGGAAGGCCGCGGTGGAGGAAGGCCGCCAAGCCATCCGGCGCAAACACCATCGTCGCAGCCAGCTTTCTCTCCACCTGCAGAGTCTACTTTTCCAACCACCCCTTCGCGAAAGCTTCGCTTTTTTGAGTCGAATCTCGACCTTTCCCCTCAGGGCACTTTTCCACCTGACCCGCTGACTGCATGTTTCTGAAATCCATAGCCAGCGCCATCCCCCCCACCGCCTATAGCCAAAAAGAGTGCTGGGATCTCATGCAGTCCATCGGGACCCTGGAGGGACTTCGAGGCCGATCGCGGGATCTTTTGGAGAAGGTGCTGACCGGCGAGAGCGGGATCAAGAAGCGGCACTTTGCGGTCGAGCCGATCACGACCGTCTTTGGTCGAGGTGCCCAAGAGCTCAATCAGGATTTTGAGGTCCTCGCCCCGGTCCTGGCCGGGCAAGCCCTCACGCGGGCCTTGGCGGGGGCCTCGCTCCAAGCGAGCGACCTCGATGCGCTCTTCGTCTGCACCTGCACGGGCTATCTCTGTCCAGGACTCACGAGCCATTTGGCGGAAAAGGTCGGGCTGCGAGCGGATGCCTACCTCCAAGATCTGGTCGGACTGGGCTGCGGGGCGGCCATCCCGGCTCTTCGCTCCGCGGCGGGCTTTCTCGCGGCTCATCCGAAGGCGACGGTGGCCGTGGTCCCAGTGGAAATCTGCTCGGCTGCCTTTTACATCGATGACGACCCCGGCGTTCTCATCAGTCTCTGCCTCTTTGGAGATGGCGCTTCGGCCTCGCTTTGGCAGGGCCAGGGAGAGGGCTGGCGGGCCTCTCACTTCGACACGCTCCACGTGCCCAAGGAGCGGGAAAAAATCCGTTTTGTGAATGCGGAAGGCAAACTCAAAAACAAGCTGCATCGCTCCGTGCCATCGCTGGCCGGTCAAGCCGTCGCCACCCTCTTCCAACGGCGGCCCAGCTCCGCGCCCCCAAAGCCGACCGTCATCGCGCACTCAGGCGGTCGCGATGTCATCGAGTCCTTGGACTCCGTCTTTCAGGGTTCCCAGCCGCTCCGAGCCACCCGACAAGTTCTGTCAGATTACGGGAACATGAGCAGCCCGTCGGTTCTGTTCGCGCTGGAAGACTACCTCAGCACGTCGCCCGCAGAGGACAGCCTTTGGTTGACTTCGTTCGGGGCCGGGTTCGCTTGCCACTCGGTCAGTCTCAATCGAGCGTGACGCGGCGACGGCGCCCCCCCCGCTTCTTGGGTTTCTCTTCTTCGAGATCCTCCGGGCTGTATTGGAAGAGGAAGCGCAAGTCCTGCTCCTCCAAGGAACTGGCAAAGCCTTCATCGCCCAGGACACCCTGAACCAACTCCCGCTTCTGCGCCTGGAGGAAGCGGATTTTTTCCTCCACGGTGTCGCGAATGAGCAGGCGGTAGGCGATCACCTTGTTCTTCTGGCCGATCCGGTGCGTCCGGTCGATGGCTTGGTTCTCCACGGCCGGGTTCCACCACGGATCATAGAGAATAACGTAGGAAGCCGAGGTCAGGTTGAGTCCCGAGCCCCCCGCCTTGAGCGAGAGCAGGAAGACCGAAGGGTCCTCGCTCTTTTGGAAGCCATCGATGACGCTCTTGCGGTCCTTGGTCTGCCCGGTGAGGTAGTGGAAGGTCCGGTCTTCCTCCTCCAAGCGGTCCCGAATGATATCGAGCATGCTCACGAACTGACTGAAAACGAGCACCTTGTGACCTTCTTCCTTCAGTTGGTCGAGGAGGTAAAAGAGGGCCGTCAGCTTGGCGCTTTCCTCTTCCAAGTGGGCCCCATCGACCAGCCCGGGGTGACAACAGATCTGCCGCAGGCGCATCAAGCCCTGCAAGATCACGAAGCTGTTGTTTTTGAGTTCCTTCTTGTCAGAGACACCCAGAATCTCCTCTTGAATGCGCTTCAGCTCCTGCTTGTAGAGCTCCTCCTGGACCCCTTCCATCTTGGCATAGACTTCTTCCTCAGTCCGAGGCGGGAGATCCACGGCCACTTCCTTTTTCGTTCGCCGCAGGAGGAAGGGGCGCAAGCGACCGGAAAGCCGCTCCTGCGCGGTGGCATCTTTCCGACGATCAAAACGCTTTTTGAAGTAGTTGCGATTTCCCAGGACGCCGGGCATGGCGAAGGACATCAGGCTCCACATGTCCATCAGTCGGTTCTCAATGGGGGTCCCGGTCAGGACCAAGCGATTGTCCGCGTTCAGCTCGCGGGCGGCCTTGGCGGCTTTCGAATCCGGATTCTTGATTTGCTGTCCCTCGTCCAAAATGACCGCCAACCAGCGGAGCTTTTTCAGCTCGGTCGAGCGCCCCCGGAGTTGCGCGTAATTCAGCACCAAAAGGTCGTTCTGCTCTTGCACGTCCTCGATTTTGAAATCGTCGGTCGCCCGGAGCACGCGCACCCTCAGGGCCGGGGCAAACTTGCCCGCCTCAGCCGCCCAGACATCCAGCACGGACTTGGGACAAACCACCAGAGCCGGGGTGGCCGCTTTCGACTGCTCCCGCAGCCAAAGCACCCAGGTCAGACTTTGGATGGTTTTGCCGAGTCCCATGTCATCGGCCAAAATGCCGCCGAAGCGATTCGTGGCGAGGTAGGCCAGGAAATGATAGCCCTCCACTTGGTAAGGACGAAGAGAGGCCTGCAAGTCGCCCGGGACTGCGGGGCTGATATTCAGCTTGAGGGTCGAGGCCCGGTCACAAATCCGCGACCAGGTCCCGGGATCGAACACGTCCTTCACGCCGGTGTCAGCCAGTTGCAGCACGTGCATGCGGTGGGTGTCTTCAGAGAGATCGTAGACGTCCAGTCCCAGGCGACTGATCATGTCCTTCTGTTCTTCATCGAGCGCGATTTCCAGGCGCACCCAGCCCCCATCCTCCAGCCGGACAAAGCCCCCCCGCGCCGCCACCAAGGCCCGCAGTTTCTCCTTGGAAATATCCAGGCCCTCCACGTCGAGCACGATCTTGAGGTCGAACCAATCGATGTCCTCGTTGATGACTTCGAATTTCACCTTGGCGGAAATGGGATCGGCCAAGAGCGTCTCCAGGTTCTCATCTGCCTTGATCTCGATCCCTTCGGGAAGGGCCTTGGCCCAATCATAGAACTTCTCCGGGAAGGCCTTGGTCACCCGCACGCGGAAGCCATCGCTCGGCATGTCCCAAGTGGGATTGAGGGGCTGCAAGCGCTCCGGAAACTCATCCAGCAGGTCGCGTTGGTAGCGGGCGATGGCATCGCCCTCGGGCGCTTCCGAATGCTCGACACTCCAGCCGTCTCTGCGCAAAACTTCGCGGCGACGACCCGAAGGCTCTTCCGCCAACAGACGCAGCATGACGTGCTCACTCTCGGCCCGGGTCAGTTCCTTCGTCAGCTCCGCCGCGATGGTCAAGCGCAGCTCCGCCTCTCGCACCCGCGCTTGGAGCGCCTCTGGCAGGTCCGCCCCAACCCGCGCGAGGAACTCCAAGCCATCTTCGGACTCAATGATCTCTTGGGGGACCTCGTAGAAGGACGCCACCTCCGTCGAACCGGAATGCTCCCACATCCAAGGTCGCGGCCCGCGCAAGACCACCTCATCCGCCAGATAGAGTGTCTCCGGTCCGGGTAGCAGGCGGACGGAGTGGTAGAGCGGCTCCCCGTCATCCAGAGAAAGCTGCAAGCCATAAAATCCCGGGCGCTCCTGGGATTCGGTGCATTCCCACTGGAGGCGGCGCGGATCAAATTCGATCGGCCGTTCGTCTAAGGAGACCAGGTGACGAAGGGTCGTCTCTTCCAAGCAAAGTCGATTGAGAAGCCTGGCGCCCTCGGCCGAGTTCAGGTCGACCCGGGTGCCTCCCTTCTCTCGCCAATATTCACTGAGCGAAGCCCAAATGATTTCGGAGGCCGCATCAAAGCGCACCAGGCCCTTGTCCCAGCCTTCATCCAATTCAGTGAATTGGCTCTCCTGATCCACCTCCACAAAGGCGGCGGCCTCCTCTCCCTGTTGCAAGAGGACCCGGACATCGTCCGGCGTCACCATCAGTCGCAGGACGGATCTTTTGGAGCGGGGGGGCTTGGGCTGGCGATTGACGGCCGAGCGGATTCCCTCCCACTCATCGATGTCCTTCTTCCGCTCCCAGGCCGCCATCCGGTCCTTGGTGGCCTCGAAGTCGGTGATGGCTGACATGAAGGGCGGAAACGGCACCCTTGCTTTGTCGAAAGCGTAAGCCACGTAGTTCCAGAACTCGATGATGTCAGCCGGCGCGGTCGGCCACAGGTCCAAGGGGTCATAGCTCGCGATCTCCCACTTCGCGCTCAGTCGGACGAGGTCCTTGTCGAAAATCTCCTGATCCAGCTCGTAGCGGCGATAGCGCTTTTCCACCTTCTCCACGTAGGCCTCCTCCCGTTCATGGAGCGGCCGATCAAGCTTTTCCTCCAAGAGCTGACCGAGGTCCTGCTCGCCGATTTCGTTGGGAGATTCTGGAAGGTCTTCTCCCCGCGCGACCCGTTCATACATCGCCGCGCAGACCGCGATTTCCGAGTGCGGTGGCAGCTCGGGCTCCACCTCCCAAACCCAGCGGCCCGCTTCCAAACGGAGATTGACCCGGTAGAGTTGATCGGACTGGACCTTGGCTTGAACAAAGCGCCCGTCCCCGAAGATGGTCCCGACCGCGCCCTCTTTTTGGAGAAACTCGCCTTCTTTGCGAACGGAGGGGGGAAAGGAATTCAGGAGGTTGAGGGTCGCTCGGTCAGGACTCATGGCAGGGCAAACTCGCGCCGCGAAGGAGACACCCGTACGCGGAAGGAGAGCGTTAGCATCGACGGCTCCCTCGTGGCAAACGGTGAATGGAAAAAATCGCGGACTCTCGCTGCCGCCCGGCTTCTCAAATTGCAGCTTCCCCCATCCTCGAATACCCCTCTGCTCATCATGCAGAAGGAAACCGCAGAAATCCTGGCGAAAGCGCTTCGAAGGCGACTTGCCCTCATCGGAGATCAGGAGCTTCGGGAACGCGATCCCGAGGGGCAACTGCAAGCCCTAGGCGCCATCTCGCAGGAGATCGACCAGCTCGTCCAGACCCATGGGCGCGAAATCACCGGGCAACTCCGCCACTACTTCGCCCAATGCAGCTACCAAAAAGCGCTGACCGAACTGGAGTCGATCAGCGCTTCTTGAAAAAATCTGGTGGTCCGATCAGCGGGAGTAAAACTCCACGATCAACTGCTCATTCACGATCGGATCGATGTCCTCGCGAATGGGGAGGCGGGCCATCTTGGCCGTCAATTTCTCGCGATCCACGGTCAACCAATCCACCTGCGGACGAGCTTGGGACTGATCCATGAGGCGCATCCCGAGTTGTTGGGAGCCGGCCGCTTCTCGCACCGCGATGTTCTGGCCGGGCTTCACCTGGTAGGACGGGATGTCGACGCGTTTGCCGTCCACCAAGATGTGCCCGTGACCGACAAATTGACGAGCTGCCCGCCGGGTGTTCCCGAGGCCAAGCCGGAAGACCACATTGTCCAGGCGGGTTTCCAAAAGTTGCAATAGGATTTCACCGGTCACCCCACGGGTGTTGGCAGCGGTCTCGTAATACTTCCGAAACTGCTTCTCCATGATGCCATACTGGAAACGAAGCTTTTGTTTCTCCGCTAACATAAGGGAGAAGTCCGAGTTCTTTTTGCGGGCGTTGCGGAGGCCATGCTGGCCTGGTCCGTAGCTGCGGCGCTCGAGCGCCTTGGAAGGCCCGAAAAGAGCCATGCCGAAGCGACGGTTGATGCGTTCTCTGGGTCCGGTGTAACGTGCCATGGTGAAGAAAGCGGAAGGGATTAGACGCGCCGGGCCTTGGGCGGGCGGCAGCCGTTGTGGGGGATGGGAGTGACGTCGCGGATGGCGGTGACTTCGATGCCGATCGCTTGGACGGCGCGGACCGCGGATTCGCGACCCGAACCCGGTCCTTTCACGCGGACCTCAGCTTCTTTCAGGCCATGGCTCATGGCTTGACGGCAAGCATCTTGAGAAACCACCTGAGCCGCATAAGCCGTGCTCTTACGAGACCCTTTGAAGCCCATTTTGCCGGCGCTGGCCCAGCCAATGCAGTTGCCATTGGCGTCCGTGACCGAAACGAGGGTGTTATTGAAAGTCGCCAAGACGTGGACAATCCCGGTATGGACGTTTTTGCTCTTCTTGGCTTTGAGGATCTTCGGCTGGCTGGCGGCGTCCGGGTCAAGGCTCAGGAAAATATCCTTCTTCTTATCTTCCTCGGCCTTGCGAGCGGCGGCCGTCTCCTCCGCAGCGGGCTCGGCCGGCTTGGCGGGAGCCTCTGGAGTCTCTGCGGTGGCCTCGGCCACGGGGGCGGCTTCGGGGGCGGAGGTCGTCTCGTCCTTTTCCTCGGCTTCGGGTTTCTTTGGTTCGTCTGACATGGTCGTTTCCAAATTACTTCTTCGCGATCACGCCCACGGTGCGGCGTTTGCCTTTGCGAGTGCGGGCGTTGGTTGAGGTCCGTTGCCCACGAACCGGAAGGCCGCGGCGGTGGCGGATCCCCCGGTAGCAGTTGATCGATTGCAGGCGCTTCATGTGCACTTGTTGCTCCCGCCGGAGATCGCCCTCAATCAGGATGTCGGAGCCGCCGATGACGTTGGTGATGGCCAAGATCTGGTCCTCGCTCAGCTCCCCTGCTCGGACCCCGGGATCGACATTAGCCAGGGCCAGAATGCGAGCGGCCGTCGTTCGGCCGATACCGTAGATGTAAGGCAGCGCCGCTTCGATGCGCTTTTCGTTCGGGATTTCGTTACCAAGAATTCGTGCCATGAGAGAAGGAGGTAGAGGTCAGCCTTGGCGCTGTTTGCAGCGCGGGTTCTTGCAAATCACACGCACCACTCCTTTCCGCCGAATGATTTGGCAGGATTCGCACATGCGCTTTACAGAAGATCTGACTTTCATCGAAAATGCAGGGATGGTTGGGGGTGCCTCATCCCGGAAAAACGCCGCTTTGCGTTCGTTCGCTCCGCCCTGAGACACAGTTCCCACGACGGCTGGCCGCGGGAGGGCTGAGTATCTAGCACCAAAGACCTTTGCCGCAAGGAGGGTTTTCTCCTTTTTTCTCCCCCTGTCCCGGGCCCCCAGCCTCCTTCCCATTTCGCTCTTGCCCGCCCTCCTGCCAAGGGTTCCAGTCGCCCCAACATGTTGGCTGTCGATTCCGTCTCCATTCAATTCTCCGGACGTGAGTTATTGAAGGACCTTTCCTTCGTGATTCGGCCGGGCGACCGGATTTCCTGCGCGGGTGCCAATGGAGCGGGCAAATCGACTCTCATGAAAATCCTGGCGGGGGCCCTCACTCCCGACTCCGGAAAGCTCCACGCCAAGAAAGGCCTCCGCATCGGCTACCTCCCGCAAGAAGGCATCCAGCTCGCTCAGAAGTCGGTCTACCAGGAAGCCGAGTCGGCTTTTGCTTCGGTCAAAAACATCGAGGCCAAAATCGAGGTCCTGGGACAGGACCTGGAAGAGCTGGACTCCAAGACGAGCGCTTACCACGATCTCCTCCATCGCATGGGCGAGCTGCAACTCCAACTGGACGGCTACGATCTCGCCAAGGTCCGACCGCAAATCGAAACCATCCTGACTGGCCTCGGCTTCCGCCACAGCGACCTCGATCGCGCGACCTCGGAATTCTCAGGGGGATGGCAAATGCGCATCGGCCTGGCCAAACTCCTCCTGCAAGCCCCCGACATCCTCCTCCTAGACGAACCCACCAACCACCTCGACCTCGATTCCCAGATCTGGTTGGAGCGCTACCTCGTGAGTTTCCCCGGGGCCATCCTCCTCATTTCTCACGACAAATCCTTCATGGACTCGCTGACCACACGGACCTTCGCCTTCCTCAACCGACGGATCGAAGAATACGCCGGCAACTACTCCTTCTTCCTCCGCGAAAGCGCCGCTCGCAAAGAACAGCTCCTGCAAGCCTACAAAGCGCAGCAACGCGAGATCGAAAAAACCGAGGACTTCATCCGACGCTTCCGAGCCAAGGCCACCAAAGCCTCCCAGGTCCAGTCCCGCATCAAGCAGCTCGAGAAAATCGAGCGCATCGAAATCGAAGAAGAGGAAAGCTCGGTTGGCTTCCGCTTTCCGGAGGCCCCCGCCAGTGGCCACGTTATGGTGCGACTGGAAAAAGTCACCCAGCGCTACGGCGAACTCACCGTCTTCCAAGACATCGAAATGGAGATCCAAAAAGGCGACCGCCTCGCCATCGTCGGTGTGAACGGCGCTGGCAAATCGACCTTCGTCCGCTTGCTGAGTGGTCGTGAGACACCCACTGCTGGCCTGCGCAAACCGGGGCACAAAGTCGAAATCGGCTACTACTCCCAGGACCATGCCGACTCCCTCGACCCCCATCTGAGCGTCCTCCAAACCATTGAGCAGTCCGTGCCTCGCGGGAGCACCGTCAACCCCCGCACCCTCGTGGGCGCGTTTCTCTTTCGGGGAGATGACGTGTTCAAGAGCGTCAGCGTCTTGAGTGGCGGAGAACGCTCGCGCCTGGCTCTCGCGAAAATGCTCCTGGAGCCCAGCAATTTCCTGATCTTGGACGAGCCCACCAACCACCTCGACATGCGCTCTCAAGAAGTCCTCCAGACCGCCCTCCAGGACTTCACGGGCAGCTACGCCATCGTGAGTCACAACCGCGCCTTCCTCGATCCCGTCGTCAACAAAGTCCTGGAATTCGCTCCCGGCCGCGCCCCTCGACTCTTCTTAGGCAATGTCTCCGACTACCTTGAAAAAAAAGAAACCGAAGCGCGCGAGGCCGAACGGACCAGCCGCAGCGCCTCCCAGCCAGCCCCGTCTAGCTCAGTCAGCCAAAATGGCAACCCCCCCACGAGCCTGAGCCGCAAGGAACAAAAACGCCGGGAAGCCGAGCGCCGCCAACTCCGCTCCAGCAAGCTCAAGCCGCTCGAGAACGAATTCGCCCAAGTCGAAAAACGGATCGAGGAATTGGAAAGCCAGCGCGGCCAAGTGATGCAACGACTGAACGACCCCAGCCAATGGGAGAGCCAAGAAGAAGGCAAAGTCCTCGCTCAACGCTATCAGGAAGTGGCCCAAGAGACGGAAACGCTCTATAGCAAGTGGGACAGTCTCAGCAGCGAGATCGAGCGCGTGGAGGCCGAACTGACTCCTTCCGAGTGAAAGCCACTCCCCCATCCAAAACCTAACCTTCTCCCTCCCCCCATGCTCGCCTTTTCCACCTGCTGGAATGCGGGTCGCCACCAAGAAGGCGAGCCCATGGTCGAGGAAATCCTCGAGCTAGGCTTTGACACCCTCGAGCTCAGCCACGGCATGCGCATCACCCTCCTCCCCGGGGTGGAAAAGGCCTACCGGGAAGGGCTCTATCGAGTCGCTGGAGTCCACAACTTCATTCCCTCTCCGGTCGAAGTCATGATCGATGCGCCGGATTGCTATGAATTCACGAGCAAGAACCGTTACGAGCGGGACCGCGCCCTCAAGCACACCTTCAAAAGCATCGAATTCGCGGCCTCAGTCGACGCCGAATACATCGTCCTCCACATGGGCAGCACTCCCTTGGCCGCGCTCAGCCAGGAGCTGGAGGCCATGGTCCAGCGGGGTCGCTTGAACTCGCGCAAATTCGTGAAGAAGAAGCTCGACTTCATCAAACAGCGCGAGCAGCTCAGCCCCCTCTACCTCAACCGCGCCCGCAAAGCGCTCGAACTCCTCCTCCCCCACGCCGAAGAACATCGCGTCCAACTCGGCATTGAAAGCCGAAGCCACTACCAAGACGTCCCCAGCGAACCGGAAATGATCCAGCTTCTGGAAGAGTTCGACTCCCCGTGGCTCGGCTACTGGCATGACTTCGGTCACGTCCAGCGCAAGGCCAACCTCTCCCTCCTCAACCATGAGCAGTGGCTCGGCAAGGTGGCCCACCGCTTGGTGGGCTGTCACCTCCACGACGTCCGCTGGCCTCTCCGCGATCATCGCGTGCCCCTCACTGGCCATATCGACTACGACGTGCTCCTCCCCCAAATCCGACCCGACGCCCCCATGGTCTGGGAACTCAGCCCCACCCGCCGGAAGGAAGAAATCCAAGCGGCTCTCCCGGCTTGGAAACACAAATGGGCCCAATTTCACGGAGCGGCCGCCGCATGAACCCTTTTCTCGACACCATCCGCGAGCTTTGGACGGGGATGGGCGACTCCCCCGCCCTCATCTTCCTGGCCTTTTGCCTCCTGCCAGCCCTTCCCCTCCCCATCAGCTTGACCCTGGCCTTCTTCGGCCCGCTCCTGATCGCGCAACTCGGCTTCGGACCCGCCTACAGCTTGATCCTGGTAGCGGAGGCTCTCTGCATGAGCTGGGCCTACTTCGTCTCGGCCCACCCGGGGAGAAAACTTATGCTGCGATTGCTAGCCTGGCGGAAAATCACACTGCCTGAATTCAGCCAAGGCGACCTCCTGCGCTTTCTCGTGGTCTTCCGCATCACGCCCGGCATTCCCTTCTTTCTCCAGAACATCGTGCTGGGGGTGCTGCGAGTGCCATTCTGGCCCTACCTCCTCCTCTCGATTCCCCCGCAAGCCCTCTACGCCTTCGCCTTCCTGAAAACCGGCCAAGGCCTCCTCGAAGGCGAAGCCGCCCCGCTCGTGATCGGCCTCGGCGTGCTCATCCTGGCGGCAGTCCTGGTATCCTGGCTGCGCAAGAAGGCCAAGCAGCGCGACAAAGAAGCCGAAGACCCATCGATCCAAGCTGAAGGAGAGGACCTCCCCTGAAGAGATCCCCTACTCGCAGATCAACTCTAATACCAAATCCAAGAAAGATTTGGACGATAGCGGAGCGGTTTTTGGGTTCTGGCAAGGCGGGAGTGGTCAGGCTGGACCGGGGTCCTGCCTGACCCGACCAACGCCGCCAGAAGCCAAAG
This is a stretch of genomic DNA from Verrucomicrobiota bacterium. It encodes these proteins:
- a CDS encoding ABC transporter permease yields the protein MKRSLQNILTIFQRETVAYFTSPIAFAIIIIFLLISSAFAFTFGNLLEAGDASLGNAFFFWHPWFYLVLAPAVGMRLWSDEQRQGTIELLLTMPIAPWQAIFGKYVAACFVWFCALLLTFPLWITISFLGEPDHGVIFVGYIASFLVVCTCLAITTAVSSLTRNQVVCFIVSTVICLGFTMIGFGRVEQFLNKIFSPEEVSRITSFSFYQHFNNLMQGALYLKDVFYFVTLIAVSLLITSAVIRAKRA
- a CDS encoding ATP-binding cassette domain-containing protein, whose protein sequence is MKTWSGFRNDAIPRFRPDFAPTMIEVSNLQKQFGSKVAVKNVSFSVEKGEVLGFLGPNGAGKSTTMRMITGYLTPTEGQVKVAGISVHEAPEEAKRRIGYLPESAPLYPDMTVSGFLKFCAGIRGLKGEEKTSAVDRALATCFLQPVRDQSIDTLSKGYRHRTCLAQALLHDPEILILDEPTDGLDPNQKREVRQLIREMGRDKAIIFSTHILEEVEAACSRAIIIDSGRIKVDSTPGELLSRSPEAGRIRAKLSGSKPTPILAALKKLPSARAVETFEQGEDWVSVILDPTQTKDNQLVVELAELAREKGLRLADLQVEAGRLDAVFRKITTSETGE
- a CDS encoding stilbene synthase, which translates into the protein MFLKSIASAIPPTAYSQKECWDLMQSIGTLEGLRGRSRDLLEKVLTGESGIKKRHFAVEPITTVFGRGAQELNQDFEVLAPVLAGQALTRALAGASLQASDLDALFVCTCTGYLCPGLTSHLAEKVGLRADAYLQDLVGLGCGAAIPALRSAAGFLAAHPKATVAVVPVEICSAAFYIDDDPGVLISLCLFGDGASASLWQGQGEGWRASHFDTLHVPKEREKIRFVNAEGKLKNKLHRSVPSLAGQAVATLFQRRPSSAPPKPTVIAHSGGRDVIESLDSVFQGSQPLRATRQVLSDYGNMSSPSVLFALEDYLSTSPAEDSLWLTSFGAGFACHSVSLNRA